A DNA window from Candidatus Roseilinea sp. contains the following coding sequences:
- a CDS encoding PHP-like protein, which translates to MRTELHCHTTASDGLYPPAEIVRLARLSGVTLIAITDHDTIAGNDEAATAGSAHGVRVIPGIEVSALSRHAETHVLGYGVRPSDAATLARIATLRGVRESRARSILDKLTRFGIHIPFEQVRALAGDAMIGRPHIARAMVMAGVVQSEQEAFALYLAEGKPAFTPHEGLTPAQAVQLIHDAGGLAVLAHPGLYAGDLSALLDEIIPAGLDGIEVFYPLHTPEQTARFAELAHRHHLLLTGGSDFHGPRGDAAQSLGGVHLPPEHVEALLARLEG; encoded by the coding sequence ATGCGAACTGAGCTTCACTGTCACACCACAGCATCGGACGGGCTGTACCCACCTGCCGAAATCGTGCGCCTGGCGCGCCTGAGCGGCGTCACGCTCATCGCCATCACCGATCACGACACCATCGCCGGCAACGACGAAGCCGCAACAGCAGGCAGCGCGCACGGCGTGCGCGTGATCCCCGGCATCGAGGTGAGCGCGCTCTCGCGTCATGCGGAGACCCACGTGCTGGGTTACGGCGTCCGGCCCAGCGACGCAGCGACGCTCGCCCGGATTGCGACGCTGCGCGGGGTGCGCGAATCGCGCGCGCGCAGCATCCTCGATAAGCTCACGCGCTTCGGCATCCACATCCCCTTCGAGCAGGTGAGGGCGCTGGCAGGCGACGCGATGATCGGGCGGCCGCATATCGCCCGCGCCATGGTCATGGCCGGCGTCGTCCAGAGTGAGCAGGAAGCGTTCGCCCTGTATCTGGCAGAAGGCAAGCCGGCGTTCACCCCGCATGAGGGATTGACGCCCGCGCAGGCTGTGCAACTCATCCATGACGCCGGCGGCCTCGCCGTGCTCGCCCACCCCGGCCTATATGCCGGCGACCTATCCGCTTTGCTCGACGAGATTATTCCGGCCGGGCTGGACGGGATAGAGGTCTTCTACCCCCTGCACACCCCGGAGCAAACAGCGCGCTTCGCCGAACTCGCGCACCGGCATCACCTGCTGCTCACCGGCGGCAGCGATTTCCACGGCCCGCGCGGCGATGCAGCGCAATCCCTGGGCGGCGTTCATCTTCCGCCAGAACATGTTGAAGCGCTACTAGCGCGGCTGGAAGGGTGA
- a CDS encoding membrane protein, whose amino-acid sequence MRKNWKFWLGLAISAIALYLTLRDVDFAAFVRAVATAQTAWLLPAFVAFMAGLAIRALRWATLMGESHFGVTFHAMNIGYMLNMVLPFRMGEIGRAVVIGQRTEVSTATALSSVVVERLLDLAAVVLLAFGFAQFIPMDPTLARAAALGAGLVILLLAAVGAAIGQSARFEGLLHRLLARLPRFNAQIWLRRYRDFCAGFKLINSAKRLIIVLLTTTGIWLAQLFVAYFTMAAFLPPRIDQAGLTLVAANLGGAAPSAPGGLGTVQLFARTALVAPFKMDPTQATAFVFVWSFWQHLALIVLGVVGMARIGLSFGQLRPART is encoded by the coding sequence ATGCGCAAAAATTGGAAATTCTGGCTCGGCCTGGCGATCAGCGCCATCGCGCTCTACCTCACGCTGCGCGATGTGGACTTTGCAGCGTTCGTCCGAGCGGTGGCCACGGCGCAGACGGCTTGGTTGCTCCCGGCTTTCGTCGCCTTTATGGCCGGCTTAGCCATCCGCGCGCTGCGCTGGGCGACGCTGATGGGCGAGTCGCATTTCGGCGTCACCTTCCACGCCATGAACATCGGCTACATGCTCAACATGGTGCTGCCGTTCCGCATGGGCGAGATCGGTCGGGCTGTGGTCATCGGCCAGCGCACCGAGGTCAGCACGGCGACGGCGCTCTCGTCCGTCGTGGTCGAGCGTCTGCTCGACCTGGCCGCCGTCGTCCTGCTGGCCTTCGGCTTCGCGCAGTTCATTCCAATGGATCCAACGCTCGCGCGCGCCGCAGCGCTCGGCGCCGGCCTGGTCATCCTGTTGCTCGCCGCCGTCGGCGCGGCGATTGGGCAATCGGCGCGCTTCGAGGGGTTGCTCCATCGGCTGCTGGCGCGCCTGCCACGCTTCAACGCGCAAATCTGGTTACGGCGTTACCGCGACTTCTGCGCCGGCTTCAAGCTGATCAACTCCGCTAAGCGCCTGATCATTGTGCTCCTGACGACGACGGGCATCTGGTTAGCGCAGCTCTTTGTCGCATACTTCACGATGGCTGCCTTTCTGCCGCCGCGCATAGATCAAGCCGGCCTCACGCTCGTCGCCGCCAACCTGGGCGGCGCAGCGCCATCGGCGCCCGGCGGCCTGGGGACGGTGCAGCTCTTCGCCCGAACGGCGTTGGTCGCGCCGTTCAAGATGGATCCGACGCAAGCGACTGCGTTTGTGTTCGTGTGGTCATTCTGGCAGCACTTGGCGCTAATTGTATTGGGCGTGGTCGGCATGGCGCGGATCGGCCTGTCATTCGGCCAACTCCGTCCGGCCAGGACATAG
- a CDS encoding glycosyl transferase family 1, with product MRILQVLTYYRPHISGLTIYVERLSRGLARAGHQVTVLTSQYHPRLARSEVTDGVSVVRAPVLARISKGVIMPTFGVKLRQLLPQFDLVHLHLPQFDGAGIAINARLFGKPSLLTIHGDIRLPETWFNRIVQPVINLMNDIAGYNVDRIVSYTEDFARHSRYLSRYAHKLAVIPPPVEMELPSPSDIEDFRQKWRVSHEQHPLIGMCARLATEKGVEVLVRALAIIRETRPNARVIFAGPHRNVIGEEAYARRLQPHFDALGDAWTFVGSLQGRALSAFFASCDVTVLPSLNSTESFGLVQVESMLCGTPSICSDLPGVRVPVQTTGMGEVTPVGDASALAEAILRVCDNRAAYVKPRDFILQHYSTARTVSEYEMLYRALIRARASQPNRA from the coding sequence GTGCGCATACTCCAGGTCCTCACCTACTATCGCCCTCACATCAGTGGACTCACCATCTACGTCGAACGCCTCTCGCGTGGACTGGCGCGCGCCGGCCACCAGGTGACGGTGCTCACGTCGCAGTATCACCCTCGCCTCGCACGCAGCGAAGTCACGGACGGCGTTTCGGTGGTGCGCGCGCCGGTGCTGGCGCGGATCAGCAAAGGGGTGATCATGCCGACTTTCGGTGTGAAGCTGCGCCAGCTTTTGCCGCAGTTCGACCTGGTTCATCTGCATCTGCCGCAGTTCGATGGCGCCGGCATCGCCATCAACGCCCGCCTGTTCGGCAAGCCATCGTTGCTGACCATCCACGGCGACATCCGTCTGCCCGAGACCTGGTTCAATCGCATCGTTCAACCCGTCATTAACCTGATGAATGACATTGCGGGATACAACGTGGATCGCATCGTCTCGTACACCGAGGACTTTGCGCGGCACTCGCGCTACCTCTCCCGCTACGCGCACAAGCTGGCGGTCATCCCGCCGCCGGTAGAAATGGAGTTGCCCAGCCCCAGCGACATCGAGGACTTTCGTCAAAAATGGCGCGTGTCGCATGAGCAGCATCCGCTCATTGGAATGTGCGCCCGGCTGGCCACCGAGAAGGGCGTGGAGGTGCTGGTGCGCGCGTTGGCGATCATTCGGGAGACGCGACCGAACGCGCGCGTGATCTTCGCCGGGCCACATCGGAACGTCATCGGCGAAGAGGCATATGCGCGTCGGTTGCAGCCGCACTTCGACGCGCTGGGCGATGCGTGGACGTTCGTCGGATCCCTGCAGGGCCGCGCGCTTTCGGCCTTCTTTGCCTCGTGCGATGTGACGGTGCTGCCCAGCCTGAACTCCACCGAGTCGTTTGGCCTCGTGCAAGTCGAGTCTATGTTGTGCGGCACGCCATCCATTTGCAGCGACCTGCCCGGCGTGCGCGTGCCCGTGCAGACCACCGGGATGGGCGAGGTGACACCGGTTGGCGACGCATCGGCGTTAGCCGAGGCCATCCTGCGGGTGTGCGACAATCGCGCTGCCTACGTCAAACCGCGCGACTTCATCCTACAACACTACAGCACCGCGCGGACCGTGAGCGAGTACGAGATGCTCTACCGGGCGTTGATTCGAGCGCGCGCGTCGCAACCAAACAGGGCGTAA
- the gmk gene encoding guanylate kinase — protein sequence MKCECKASAPAPASTSDLYQYSSPPMLVVLSGPSGVGKDTLLHRLKERGYDFAFVVTMTTRPKREDEVDGVDYIFVSKSTFADMMQADELLEHSLVYGDYKGIPKQQVRDAIASGKDVLMRIDVQGAAKIRKIVPNAVTIFLAPESEAELVRRLTERKTETSDGLKLRIATAREEMKRIHEFDYVVVNRAGQQDEAVDQIVAIVTAERCRVGRKPICL from the coding sequence ATGAAATGCGAGTGCAAGGCATCGGCGCCGGCGCCGGCGTCCACGTCTGATCTGTATCAGTATTCCAGCCCGCCGATGTTGGTCGTGTTGTCCGGGCCATCCGGCGTGGGCAAAGATACGCTGTTGCACCGTTTGAAGGAGCGCGGCTACGACTTCGCCTTCGTCGTTACGATGACCACGCGTCCCAAGCGCGAAGACGAGGTGGACGGCGTGGATTACATCTTCGTCAGCAAATCCACCTTCGCCGACATGATGCAGGCCGACGAGCTGCTGGAGCACAGCCTGGTCTATGGCGATTACAAAGGCATCCCCAAGCAGCAGGTGCGCGATGCCATCGCCAGCGGCAAAGATGTGCTGATGCGCATTGATGTGCAGGGCGCAGCCAAGATCCGCAAGATCGTGCCCAATGCGGTGACCATCTTTCTGGCGCCGGAAAGTGAGGCGGAGCTGGTGCGCCGGCTGACGGAGCGCAAGACCGAAACTTCCGATGGGCTGAAGCTGCGCATCGCCACGGCGCGCGAGGAGATGAAGCGCATCCACGAGTTCGACTATGTAGTGGTCAACCGCGCCGGCCAACAAGATGAGGCGGTGGATCAGATCGTCGCCATCGTCACCGCCGAGCGTTGCCGCGTCGGCCGCAAGCCGATCTGCCTGTGA
- a CDS encoding universal stress protein encodes MFKKILVPLDGSSFSEEALPHARELALCGDAEIILARVDEPYEPPPGAFVVATAIPEAVQLTAGEYLEQIVSRLQLAGLKASSAVLDGKVPEALLKFAKSEGVDLIVMSTHGRTGLSRLLMGSVAEQVVHGAHCPVLLVRPQMQ; translated from the coding sequence ATGTTCAAGAAGATACTCGTGCCTTTGGATGGGTCTTCGTTTTCAGAAGAGGCCCTGCCGCACGCGCGCGAACTGGCCCTCTGCGGCGATGCTGAAATCATCCTCGCCCGCGTAGATGAACCTTATGAGCCGCCGCCCGGCGCCTTTGTAGTGGCGACTGCAATACCGGAGGCGGTGCAACTGACTGCGGGGGAGTACCTGGAGCAGATCGTCTCTCGCTTACAGTTGGCGGGTCTGAAGGCGAGCAGCGCTGTGCTCGATGGCAAGGTGCCCGAAGCGCTGCTCAAGTTTGCCAAGAGCGAAGGTGTGGATCTCATCGTCATGTCAACGCACGGTCGAACCGGGCTTAGCCGGCTGCTCATGGGCAGTGTCGCGGAGCAGGTCGTACATGGGGCGCATTGCCCGGTGTTGTTGGTGCGGCCTCAAATGCAGTGA
- a CDS encoding histidine kinase, producing the protein MEKRLVGDWMTRNPVIVLPSTPLPDAYALMQERRVRRLPVMDAGKLVGIITLGDLRQAHATVDDAEAAKMRVELIMTENVVTVTPQTSLRDAAKLMIKHKVSGLPVMDGAELVGIITESDIFRAIMAEDQPVEVGRGEQQTPLLTAQG; encoded by the coding sequence ATGGAGAAGCGTCTTGTGGGTGACTGGATGACGCGCAATCCGGTGATTGTCCTTCCTTCAACGCCGCTGCCGGATGCCTACGCCTTGATGCAAGAGCGCCGGGTGCGTCGCTTGCCGGTGATGGACGCCGGTAAGCTCGTTGGGATCATTACACTGGGCGACCTGCGTCAAGCTCATGCAACCGTAGACGATGCTGAGGCGGCGAAGATGCGCGTCGAGCTGATCATGACCGAGAACGTCGTGACTGTGACGCCGCAGACTTCGCTGCGCGACGCAGCCAAGCTGATGATCAAACACAAGGTCAGCGGCCTGCCGGTGATGGATGGCGCCGAGCTGGTCGGCATTATTACCGAATCCGATATCTTCCGCGCGATCATGGCTGAAGATCAGCCGGTCGAAGTCGGGCGCGGCGAGCAGCAGACGCCGCTCTTGACCGCGCAGGGTTAA